One window of Perca fluviatilis chromosome 12, GENO_Pfluv_1.0, whole genome shotgun sequence genomic DNA carries:
- the cfap97d2 gene encoding sperm axonemal maintenance protein CFAP97D1 gives MKGCDIETPGQPQIVRTMMAHLAYQPLLPTGNKYLQQKWDKASYDLHREKVKSAKPTINTTPPKTYVHLAVKLKKQKLEEEWTMKIQRENNMLMEKIAHIMRTTGEIDNKNYERKSLGKEKRQLELLRITKENQMILSRLSQCRSHYNLRSWHEDWLKTLKVMDSIARYPRGRTNEQKGQENSIKKHNDIDKEQKISADAATHSPASNKVNEKAESEENENSKETSKKGSTGTEIQQDMATYPESKCT, from the exons ATGAAGGGTTGTGATATTGAGACACCAGGGCAGCCACAGATTGTGAG GACCATGATGGCGCATCTGGCATATCAACCCCTGCTTCCCACCGGAAACAAATATCTGCAGCAGAAATGGGACAAGGCTTCATATGATTTACATAGGGAAAAG GTGAAGTCAGCTAAACCAACAATAAACACCACTCCACCAAAGACCTATGTTCACCTGGCTGTCAAGCTGAAGAAACAAAAG CTTGAAGAGGAATGGACAATGAAGATTCAGAGGGAAAACAATATGCTTATGGAGAAAATAGCACACATCATGAGGACAACTGGAGAAATTGACAACAAGAATTATGAAAGAAAAAG CCTTGGCAAGGAGAAGCGACAGCTGGAGTTGCTCCGTATTACCAAGGAGAATCAAATGATCCTGTCCCGTCTGAGCCAGTGCAGGTCTCACTATAATCTGAGGAGCTGGCATGAGGACTGGCTCAAAACTCTCAAGGTGATGGACAGCATTGCACGTTACCCACGAGGAAGGACAAATGAGCAAAAG GGACAAGAAAACTCCATTAAGAAGCACAATGATATTGATAAAGAACAAAAGATCAGTGCTGATGCAGCCACACACAGCCCTGCAAGCAACAAGGTCAATGAAAAAGCAGAGTCTGAGGAAAATGAAAACAGTAAAGAAACCAGCAAGAAGGGAAGTACAGGAACAGAAATACAGCAGGACATGGCGACATACCCTGAGTCCAAATGCACCTGA